A part of Acidisarcina sp. genomic DNA contains:
- a CDS encoding trehalase family glycosidase, producing MRHSLRFLLVGIVAVSLSQPLYPQSVLAPPAAEAPRKTVEDAALLDYIQKAWDTLSRSMSDCNSLVDPKVTTTPILYLPAGMETPSDVVAMQQHCKVDVEHLPNKITHMGDVSVSSIPRPGLLYLPNRYVVPGGRFNEMYGWDSFFIIRGLVDDGRAGLAHGMVENFFFEIENYGAILNANRTYFFTRSQPPLLSSMIQAVYDAENKKDAPKAKAWLQRAYGYAERDYSLWTHEPHLAGKTGLARYTDIGAGPVPEMADDSQYYPDVIRWLVAHPDVHTDYLLRAPEDPTAEQAETLARSSCDVRTSSVCAHAYADGNRLTANFYAGDRAMRESGFDPSFRFGPFSGSTENYAPICLNSLLYKYELDMARFARLLGKSSDQSKWLARARARHAAVNRYLWNPAKGMYYDYDFVAGKQSTYNYITAFYPLWAGLASKQQAAQVEKHLSVFEHAGGLAMSDHDSGLQWDLPFGWAPTNWFAVEGLATAGYYADAARVSREFMQMVRQNFERDKTVREKYNVVTGSTTVNLSAGYRSNVVGFGWTNATYLEMKQLLSARGAHAATAAAH from the coding sequence ATGCGGCATTCGCTTCGTTTTCTTCTCGTCGGCATTGTAGCCGTCAGCCTCAGCCAGCCACTCTATCCCCAGTCTGTCCTTGCTCCTCCTGCAGCGGAAGCGCCGCGAAAGACTGTCGAGGATGCAGCCTTACTCGACTACATTCAGAAGGCATGGGACACCCTGTCGCGTTCGATGAGCGATTGCAATTCGCTGGTTGATCCCAAGGTCACGACCACGCCCATCCTCTACCTTCCCGCCGGGATGGAAACGCCGTCGGATGTGGTCGCCATGCAGCAGCATTGCAAGGTCGATGTGGAACACCTGCCGAATAAGATCACTCACATGGGCGATGTGTCCGTCTCCTCAATCCCGCGCCCGGGGCTGCTGTATCTGCCCAACCGCTATGTAGTTCCCGGCGGCCGGTTCAACGAGATGTATGGGTGGGACAGCTTCTTCATCATCCGCGGCCTGGTGGATGATGGCCGCGCTGGTCTCGCGCACGGCATGGTGGAAAACTTCTTCTTCGAGATTGAAAACTATGGCGCCATTCTCAACGCCAATCGCACCTACTTTTTCACCCGCTCGCAACCTCCACTGCTCAGCTCCATGATCCAGGCTGTGTATGATGCCGAGAACAAAAAAGACGCGCCAAAGGCAAAGGCATGGCTGCAGCGGGCCTATGGTTACGCGGAACGGGATTACTCCCTGTGGACCCATGAGCCACACCTGGCAGGAAAGACAGGCCTGGCGCGTTACACGGATATCGGCGCGGGTCCAGTGCCGGAGATGGCCGATGACAGCCAGTATTATCCCGATGTCATCCGCTGGCTGGTTGCTCATCCGGATGTGCATACGGATTATCTGCTGCGTGCGCCGGAGGATCCTACCGCGGAGCAGGCGGAGACGCTGGCCAGGAGCAGTTGCGATGTTCGCACCTCCAGCGTCTGCGCTCATGCCTACGCCGATGGAAATCGTCTGACCGCGAACTTCTATGCTGGGGACCGCGCAATGAGGGAGAGCGGATTCGATCCGAGCTTCCGCTTCGGTCCCTTCAGCGGCTCGACTGAAAACTATGCGCCGATCTGTCTGAATAGCCTGCTCTATAAGTACGAATTGGATATGGCGCGGTTTGCCCGCCTGCTGGGCAAGAGCAGCGATCAATCCAAATGGCTGGCACGCGCGAGGGCTCGGCACGCGGCAGTCAACCGCTATCTATGGAATCCGGCGAAAGGCATGTACTACGACTATGATTTCGTAGCCGGAAAACAATCGACATATAACTACATAACTGCTTTCTATCCCCTGTGGGCTGGGCTTGCTTCGAAGCAGCAGGCGGCGCAGGTGGAGAAGCATCTCTCTGTCTTTGAACACGCAGGTGGATTGGCGATGAGCGACCACGACTCCGGCCTGCAGTGGGACCTGCCCTTCGGCTGGGCGCCTACAAACTGGTTCGCAGTCGAGGGGCTTGCCACAGCCGGCTACTACGCCGACGCTGCGCGAGTCTCGCGAGAGTTTATGCAGATGGTGCGGCAGAACTTTGAACGCGATAAGACTGTAAGGGAAAAGTACAACGTCGTAACTGGATCGACGACGGTGAATCTATCGGCAGGCTACAGGAGCAATGTCGTCGGATTTGGCTGGACGAATGCGACCTATCTCGAGATGAAGCAGTTACTAAGTGCGAGAGGCGCGCATGCGGCAACTGCTGCTGCTCACTAG
- a CDS encoding glycine C-acetyltransferase: MSTLLSRRPQLQYLTAQLDELKHKGTHFRLRVLEDMQNPVCTYDGKKVINLASNNYLGLTSHPKLIEAAIEATRKYGVGSGAVRTIAGTMSIHMELEEKIARFKNVEACVVFQSGFTANAGTVSAILGKEDFILSDELNHASIIDGARLSRAKVKVFRHKDVAHCESILRELENEPGHKLIITDGVFSMDGDIGPVDKLAALAERYGAIMMVDDAHASGVLGRNGRGSIDHFGCHGRVDVQVGTLSKAIGSLGGYVCGSRDLIDYLYHRARPFLFSTSHPPSVAASCIAAFDLLETEPERIDRLWENTRYFKTELGRSGFDIGGISTPASETPITPIIVGDGRLTMDFSKALFDEGVMATGIAFPTVPEGKARIRTIMTSEHKKEQLDQALETIERVARKIGILG, from the coding sequence ATGAGTACTCTTCTCTCCCGGCGTCCGCAGCTACAGTACCTTACCGCACAGCTCGATGAGCTGAAGCATAAGGGCACACACTTCCGCCTGCGCGTGCTGGAGGATATGCAGAACCCGGTTTGCACCTATGACGGCAAGAAGGTAATTAATCTCGCTTCCAACAACTATCTGGGGCTGACGTCACATCCGAAGTTGATAGAGGCAGCCATTGAGGCGACGCGCAAGTATGGCGTCGGCTCCGGTGCGGTGCGGACGATCGCCGGGACCATGAGTATCCACATGGAACTGGAAGAGAAGATTGCCCGCTTTAAAAACGTTGAAGCATGCGTCGTCTTCCAGAGCGGATTCACAGCGAATGCCGGCACCGTCTCTGCGATCCTTGGTAAAGAGGACTTCATCCTCTCCGACGAGCTGAACCACGCCAGCATCATCGACGGCGCACGGCTGTCACGCGCCAAGGTCAAGGTCTTCCGCCACAAGGACGTGGCCCACTGCGAATCGATTCTGCGCGAGCTCGAAAACGAGCCGGGCCACAAGCTGATCATCACCGACGGAGTCTTCTCCATGGATGGCGACATCGGCCCCGTCGATAAGCTGGCGGCCCTGGCCGAGCGTTATGGCGCCATCATGATGGTTGACGATGCGCATGCCTCCGGCGTGCTGGGGCGCAACGGACGTGGCAGCATAGACCACTTTGGCTGCCACGGGCGCGTGGATGTGCAGGTGGGGACTCTCTCCAAAGCCATCGGCTCACTCGGCGGTTATGTCTGCGGCTCGCGGGATTTGATTGACTATCTCTATCATCGTGCCCGCCCGTTCCTCTTCTCCACCTCGCACCCACCATCGGTTGCGGCCTCATGCATCGCCGCCTTCGACCTGCTGGAGACCGAGCCCGAACGCATTGACCGGCTGTGGGAGAACACTCGCTACTTCAAGACAGAGCTGGGCCGCTCCGGCTTTGACATCGGCGGCATTTCTACTCCGGCAAGCGAAACACCGATCACGCCCATCATAGTTGGCGATGGCCGGTTGACGATGGACTTCTCGAAAGCACTCTTCGACGAGGGTGTAATGGCTACGGGGATTGCCTTCCCAACGGTGCCGGAGGGCAAGGCAAGGATTCGCACCATCATGACAAGCGAGCACAAGAAAGAGCAGCTCGACCAGGCGCTCGAAACGATCGAACGCGTCGCCCGGAAAATTGGCATTTTAGGGTAG
- a CDS encoding dihydroorotase gives MKTILIKGGRVIDPASSLDAEFDVLLRGGKVAAIEAPGKLKGNKDEEIQVIDARGLVVAPGLVDIHVHLREPGQGYKETIASGTAAAAAGGFTSVCAMPNTIPVNDSPETTRWMQSADRGAVVRVFPIAAATRGSAGEALSEYGSLKAAGAVAVTDDGKPILNDAVMRQSLAAAARAGLPVIQHAEDTRLTVNCSMNAGPMAFALGLRGMPVEAESGLVDRDIRLLAEFKDARPHLHVAHVSTAAALESIGRARRNGLRITCEVAPHHFLLTEEAVGLYNTNAKMNPPLRSAADRDAMVAGILDGTVDAIATDHAPHATHEKEQEFERAPNGITGLETALGLSLSWLHKTHKLPLTRVISLLSTQPAAVLGLKGRGSLAVGSFGDVVLFDPAKEWVFEASQSRSKSKNTPFDGVTMLGKVHTTISEGRVVFAAE, from the coding sequence ATGAAAACGATTCTGATCAAGGGCGGTCGCGTGATCGATCCCGCATCTTCGCTGGATGCCGAGTTCGACGTGCTTCTGCGCGGCGGCAAGGTAGCGGCCATCGAGGCACCCGGCAAGCTGAAGGGGAACAAGGACGAAGAGATTCAGGTGATCGACGCCAGGGGACTGGTGGTTGCGCCCGGGCTCGTCGATATTCACGTTCACCTGCGCGAGCCAGGACAGGGTTACAAGGAGACCATCGCGAGCGGCACGGCGGCTGCCGCGGCAGGTGGATTCACCAGCGTGTGCGCTATGCCGAATACCATTCCCGTCAATGACTCTCCTGAGACCACCCGCTGGATGCAGAGTGCGGATCGGGGAGCTGTCGTTCGCGTCTTTCCCATTGCCGCGGCAACGCGAGGCAGTGCCGGCGAAGCGCTCTCGGAGTATGGATCGCTCAAGGCTGCCGGGGCGGTGGCTGTCACCGATGACGGCAAGCCCATTCTGAACGATGCAGTGATGCGGCAGTCGCTCGCGGCTGCGGCTCGTGCCGGGCTTCCTGTGATTCAGCACGCCGAGGATACCCGCCTCACGGTGAACTGCTCCATGAACGCCGGGCCGATGGCGTTCGCTCTGGGGCTGCGTGGAATGCCGGTCGAAGCGGAATCAGGGTTGGTGGACCGCGACATTCGCCTGCTGGCTGAGTTCAAGGACGCACGTCCTCACCTGCACGTCGCACATGTTTCGACGGCTGCGGCTTTGGAGTCGATAGGCCGCGCACGACGGAATGGTTTGCGGATTACCTGCGAAGTGGCTCCCCATCATTTTTTGCTGACGGAAGAAGCGGTTGGCCTCTATAACACCAACGCCAAGATGAATCCGCCGCTACGCTCGGCAGCCGATCGCGATGCCATGGTCGCAGGCATTCTCGACGGCACCGTGGATGCTATCGCCACCGATCATGCGCCGCACGCAACGCACGAGAAAGAGCAGGAATTCGAGCGCGCACCAAATGGCATTACGGGGCTGGAAACGGCGCTGGGTTTGTCGCTGTCATGGTTACATAAGACCCACAAGCTGCCGCTTACCCGTGTGATCAGTCTGTTGAGTACACAGCCTGCTGCCGTGCTGGGGCTGAAGGGACGAGGCAGCCTTGCGGTCGGCAGCTTCGGGGATGTGGTCCTCTTTGATCCTGCAAAGGAGTGGGTCTTCGAAGCCAGCCAGTCCAGATCGAAATCGAAGAACACGCCGTTCGATGGCGTTACGATGCTGGGCAAGGTGCATACCACGATCAGCGAAGGCCGCGTGGTCTTTGCCGCGGAGTAG
- a CDS encoding aspartate carbamoyltransferase catalytic subunit encodes MSKSKEPFSPSSLQSATSGVTNRVAGSVLSVKDLSLDDLNSVLHFATVLENEDPLLRSRRLAKRRVALLFYESSTRTRTSFELAAKALGADTALISSLSSSIEKGESLKDTGITLRALGAESIILRHLSSGAPYLLEASTGLPILNAGDGMHEHPSQALLDLRTMLTRLFGAEKASAVNEKTLDGVTVSIVGDIFHSRVARSNALLLPRLGAKVVFCGPVPLLPEVAAAIGPGIEIERDFERALARSQVVMMLRIQAERLAGLHLDLEEYKTRYQLNLERQAAYAPHAVLLHPGPIIRGLELTAEVADGPQSAIAEQVRHGVAIRTALVLRALEKGKLESPEKAAKSAKGSRA; translated from the coding sequence ATGTCGAAAAGCAAAGAACCGTTCAGCCCTTCGTCCCTGCAATCTGCCACCTCAGGCGTTACCAACCGCGTTGCCGGATCGGTCCTGTCCGTCAAGGACCTGAGCCTCGACGACCTCAACTCCGTGCTGCACTTCGCCACCGTGCTGGAGAACGAGGACCCGCTGCTCCGGAGCAGGAGGCTGGCCAAGCGCCGTGTCGCGCTGCTCTTCTATGAATCCAGCACGCGCACGCGAACCTCCTTTGAACTCGCAGCCAAGGCCCTGGGCGCCGACACCGCATTGATCAGCTCGTTGTCGTCCAGTATTGAGAAGGGCGAATCGCTCAAGGATACCGGCATCACCCTGCGGGCACTTGGGGCGGAAAGCATCATTCTCCGCCATCTCTCGTCGGGCGCTCCTTATTTGCTGGAGGCATCCACTGGCCTGCCCATACTCAACGCCGGAGATGGAATGCACGAGCATCCCTCGCAGGCGCTTCTCGATCTGCGCACCATGCTGACGCGATTGTTCGGCGCGGAGAAAGCCTCTGCGGTAAACGAGAAGACTCTGGATGGGGTAACGGTTTCGATTGTGGGCGATATTTTTCATAGCCGGGTTGCTCGCTCCAACGCGCTGCTGCTTCCCCGTCTTGGCGCCAAAGTGGTGTTCTGCGGACCGGTGCCGCTGCTGCCGGAGGTGGCTGCTGCCATTGGCCCCGGCATAGAGATCGAGCGCGACTTCGAGCGTGCCCTGGCTCGCTCCCAGGTCGTCATGATGCTGCGCATTCAGGCCGAGCGCCTGGCTGGCCTGCACCTTGATCTGGAAGAGTACAAGACGCGCTATCAGCTAAACCTGGAACGGCAGGCTGCCTATGCTCCCCATGCCGTTCTGCTGCACCCTGGGCCCATCATCCGCGGGCTGGAGCTTACGGCCGAGGTAGCCGATGGGCCGCAATCCGCCATTGCCGAGCAGGTACGTCACGGCGTCGCCATCCGCACGGCCCTGGTGCTGCGAGCGCTCGAAAAGGGAAAGCTTGAATCACCAGAGAAAGCAGCGAAGTCTGCGAAAGGAAGCCGCGCATGA
- the pyrR gene encoding bifunctional pyr operon transcriptional regulator/uracil phosphoribosyltransferase PyrR yields MTDQTVTPTAALREKHRIMSASEIERTLVRLAHEIVEKNNGGQNLGLVGIKRRGVPLAERLGRLISSIERKQIDTGMLDINFYRDDLSTRDLRPVVRPGSIGFDVDGRNIILVDDVLYTGRTVRAALDALFDQGRPQRVQLLALIDRGHRELPIEASFVGRLVQTTEKEVIEVKLREIDDDEEVLLMERID; encoded by the coding sequence ATGACAGATCAGACAGTCACACCTACCGCCGCCCTCCGCGAAAAGCACCGGATTATGTCCGCCTCGGAGATCGAGAGAACGCTCGTCCGCCTGGCGCACGAGATTGTTGAAAAGAACAACGGAGGCCAGAACCTTGGACTGGTCGGCATCAAGCGCCGCGGCGTTCCCCTGGCGGAACGGCTGGGCCGCCTGATCAGCAGCATCGAGAGGAAGCAGATCGACACGGGCATGCTGGATATTAATTTTTATCGCGACGATCTTTCCACCCGCGATCTGCGGCCTGTCGTCCGCCCCGGCTCTATCGGCTTCGATGTGGACGGCCGCAACATTATTTTGGTGGACGATGTGCTCTATACCGGGCGCACCGTTCGCGCAGCGCTCGATGCGCTCTTCGACCAGGGTCGGCCCCAGCGCGTGCAGTTGCTCGCCCTCATCGACCGTGGACACCGCGAATTGCCGATTGAAGCCAGCTTCGTGGGCCGCCTGGTGCAGACGACCGAGAAGGAGGTCATCGAGGTGAAGCTGCGTGAAATCGATGACGATGAGGAAGTATTGTTGATGGAGCGCATCGACTGA